From Mytilus edulis chromosome 9, xbMytEdul2.2, whole genome shotgun sequence, the proteins below share one genomic window:
- the LOC139487959 gene encoding tektin-3-like isoform X1 codes for MPGDLLTASFPCDACRCAKIYSGNEAVPIFRPPKMEYLGHTQTATYMTGPRLGGSNTQTFLPSISTMQASYKANDTYPAPSPLRRSLTTLPWRPSTYYQTARVNPSSALVRSMPEPFSARNQLSELDNVKVPSVFAAARNAMYTRFSPNDWANSNQSNYLVSDKTRSAAERLRFDTVRLCRETDDKTKRTQSDVGKRLGERIGDISFWKTEVNHETDNMMTEIGALNEAKRILEKALQETENPLHISQECLYHREKRQGIDLVHDNPEKELIREVDIIKRCQDKMRNTVERANVQLGLNRAAQHELEKDEGDKFNALNLDNSCHQMRNNSRGLSFHNGIARVDHTVSVPESWAKFSNDNIQRSQSERAASRQMRNEIESVLNSCANEMWQEWNNVNVNLTKRCQESTDARNRLQTHLSKVLQEIFDMEKNIELIKKAIQDKEQPMQVAHSRLETRTHRPNVELCRDPVQHRLVSEVQEITETVESLQMKLRMAENALQELLRTKAALEQDLAIKNNSIFIDREKCLGMRKTFPMSPRIVSV; via the exons ATGCCAGGGGACTTGCTTACAGCCTCATTTCCTTGTGATGCTTGTCGGTGTGCCAAAATTTACTCAGGAAATG AAGCCGTACCTATATTTAGACCTCCCAAGATGGAATACTTGGGTCACACACAGACTGCCACCTATATGACCGGTCCAAGGCTTGGTGGTAGTAATACACAAACATTTTTGCCTAGTATAAGTACAATGCAAGCTTCATATAAGGCCAATGACACTTATCCTGCCCCTTCACCTCTGAGGAGATCTTTAACCACACTTCCTTGGAGACCAAGCACATACTACCAAACCGCACGTGTAAATCCTAGTTCAGCTTTAGTCAGAAGTATGCCAGAACCTTTCTCTGCTAGGAATCAACTTTCTGAATTGGACAATGTTAAAGTTCCTTCAGTGTTTGCTGCGGCTAGAAACGCTATGTATACACGATTTTCTCCTAACGATTGGGCTAATTCAAATCAAAGTAATTATTTAGTTTCGGATAAAACAAGAAGTGCTGCTGAACGTCTACGATTTGATACAGTTCGTCTATGCAGAGAAACGGACGACAAAACAAAGAGAACACAAAGCGACGTTGGTAAACGTCTTGGAGAGCGAATCGGTGATATTTCATTCTGGAAAACGGAGGTTAATCATGAAACAGATAACATGATGACAGAAATTGGAGCCCTGAATGAAGCCAAGAGAATTTTGGAGAAAGCTCTACAGGAGACAGAAAATCCTCTTCACATTTCTCAAGAGTGTCTGTACCACAGAGAAAAACGTCAAGGAATTGACCTTGTACATGATAACCCAGAGAAAGAATTGATTCGG GAAGTAGATATCATCAAAAGATGTCAAGACAAGATGAGAAATACCGTAGAACGTGCCAACGTCCAACTTGG TCTTAACCGTGCTGCACAACACGAATTAGAGAAGGACGAGGGAGACAAGTTCAATGCATTGAACCTTGACAATAGCTGTCATCAGATGAGGAACAACTCCAGGGGATTGTCATTCCACAATGGAATTGCAAGAGTAGACCACAC TGTGTCAGTACCAGAGTCATGGGCCAAGTTCAGCAATGACAATATTCAAAGATCCCAGAGTGAGAGAGCTGCATCCCGTCAAATGAGAAACGAGATCGAAAGTGTGCTCAACTCATGTGCCAATGAAATGTGGCAGGAATGGAACAATGTCAATGTTAACCTGACCAAGAGATGCCAGGAATCAACTGATGCTAGAAACAGACTCCAGACACATCTGTCCAAG GTTCTTCAAGAGATTTTCGATATGGAGAAGAACATTGAATTAATAAAGAAAGCCATCCAGGATAAGGAACAACCAATGCAGGTGGCTCATTCTCGTCTGGAAACCAGAACACACAGACCTAATGTGGAATTATGTAGAGATCCAGTACAACACAG aCTTGTATCAGAAGTACAAGAGATTACAGAAACAGTAGAATCTCTCCAGATGAAACTTAGAATGGCTGAGAATGCACTCCAAGAACTGCTCCGTACAAAAGCAGCATTAGAACAAGATTTAGCCATTAAGAACAACAGTATTTTCATCGACAGAGAAAAATGTCTTGGCATGCGTAAAACCTTCCCAATGTCACCACGCATTGTCTCAGTTTAG
- the LOC139487959 gene encoding tektin-3-like isoform X2, giving the protein MEYLGHTQTATYMTGPRLGGSNTQTFLPSISTMQASYKANDTYPAPSPLRRSLTTLPWRPSTYYQTARVNPSSALVRSMPEPFSARNQLSELDNVKVPSVFAAARNAMYTRFSPNDWANSNQSNYLVSDKTRSAAERLRFDTVRLCRETDDKTKRTQSDVGKRLGERIGDISFWKTEVNHETDNMMTEIGALNEAKRILEKALQETENPLHISQECLYHREKRQGIDLVHDNPEKELIREVDIIKRCQDKMRNTVERANVQLGLNRAAQHELEKDEGDKFNALNLDNSCHQMRNNSRGLSFHNGIARVDHTVSVPESWAKFSNDNIQRSQSERAASRQMRNEIESVLNSCANEMWQEWNNVNVNLTKRCQESTDARNRLQTHLSKVLQEIFDMEKNIELIKKAIQDKEQPMQVAHSRLETRTHRPNVELCRDPVQHRLVSEVQEITETVESLQMKLRMAENALQELLRTKAALEQDLAIKNNSIFIDREKCLGMRKTFPMSPRIVSV; this is encoded by the exons ATGGAATACTTGGGTCACACACAGACTGCCACCTATATGACCGGTCCAAGGCTTGGTGGTAGTAATACACAAACATTTTTGCCTAGTATAAGTACAATGCAAGCTTCATATAAGGCCAATGACACTTATCCTGCCCCTTCACCTCTGAGGAGATCTTTAACCACACTTCCTTGGAGACCAAGCACATACTACCAAACCGCACGTGTAAATCCTAGTTCAGCTTTAGTCAGAAGTATGCCAGAACCTTTCTCTGCTAGGAATCAACTTTCTGAATTGGACAATGTTAAAGTTCCTTCAGTGTTTGCTGCGGCTAGAAACGCTATGTATACACGATTTTCTCCTAACGATTGGGCTAATTCAAATCAAAGTAATTATTTAGTTTCGGATAAAACAAGAAGTGCTGCTGAACGTCTACGATTTGATACAGTTCGTCTATGCAGAGAAACGGACGACAAAACAAAGAGAACACAAAGCGACGTTGGTAAACGTCTTGGAGAGCGAATCGGTGATATTTCATTCTGGAAAACGGAGGTTAATCATGAAACAGATAACATGATGACAGAAATTGGAGCCCTGAATGAAGCCAAGAGAATTTTGGAGAAAGCTCTACAGGAGACAGAAAATCCTCTTCACATTTCTCAAGAGTGTCTGTACCACAGAGAAAAACGTCAAGGAATTGACCTTGTACATGATAACCCAGAGAAAGAATTGATTCGG GAAGTAGATATCATCAAAAGATGTCAAGACAAGATGAGAAATACCGTAGAACGTGCCAACGTCCAACTTGG TCTTAACCGTGCTGCACAACACGAATTAGAGAAGGACGAGGGAGACAAGTTCAATGCATTGAACCTTGACAATAGCTGTCATCAGATGAGGAACAACTCCAGGGGATTGTCATTCCACAATGGAATTGCAAGAGTAGACCACAC TGTGTCAGTACCAGAGTCATGGGCCAAGTTCAGCAATGACAATATTCAAAGATCCCAGAGTGAGAGAGCTGCATCCCGTCAAATGAGAAACGAGATCGAAAGTGTGCTCAACTCATGTGCCAATGAAATGTGGCAGGAATGGAACAATGTCAATGTTAACCTGACCAAGAGATGCCAGGAATCAACTGATGCTAGAAACAGACTCCAGACACATCTGTCCAAG GTTCTTCAAGAGATTTTCGATATGGAGAAGAACATTGAATTAATAAAGAAAGCCATCCAGGATAAGGAACAACCAATGCAGGTGGCTCATTCTCGTCTGGAAACCAGAACACACAGACCTAATGTGGAATTATGTAGAGATCCAGTACAACACAG aCTTGTATCAGAAGTACAAGAGATTACAGAAACAGTAGAATCTCTCCAGATGAAACTTAGAATGGCTGAGAATGCACTCCAAGAACTGCTCCGTACAAAAGCAGCATTAGAACAAGATTTAGCCATTAAGAACAACAGTATTTTCATCGACAGAGAAAAATGTCTTGGCATGCGTAAAACCTTCCCAATGTCACCACGCATTGTCTCAGTTTAG
- the LOC139487956 gene encoding galactokinase-like isoform X1 has translation MACRIPDISELLQTAKERFKFDFESLPNKASCAPGRVNLIGEHTDYNEGYVLPMALQMVTIAVGKATDSGLCRVLTLADVGEDNYVEFPLPSEDNPLVPGQLHWANYVTGVVAHYVGSIVSFDAVIISSVPFGGGVSSSASLQVATYTLLDELNNVKGDKVSKEDKARRCMEAEHEFIGLMDGIMDQFISLTAKQDHALLLDCRSLRNKHIPMLDDSVVVLLINSNVSHELIHTEYPKRTRQCKEAAAILGVNSLRDLTLKTLEDRRDLLDNVLYKRTHHVVTEIKRTTEAAGALQNNDFVAFGRLMVDSHISLRDEYEVSCDELDELVEAALEMDGVYGSRMTGGGFGGCTVSLVKRCNVESIIQHVEAKYSKSATFYVCKPSDGARGIEV, from the exons ATGGCCTGTCGTATACCTGATATTAGTGAATTATTGCAGACAGCGAAGGAAAGGTTCAAGTTCGATTTCGAAAGCCTACCAAATAAAGCTTCATGCGCACCAGGGAGGGTAAACCTAATAGGGGAGCATACAGATTATAACGAGGGATATGTTCTGCCAATG GCACTTCAAATGGTGACGATAGCTGTTGGGAAGGCGACTGATAGTGGTCTATGCAGGGTTCTTACTTTAGCAGATGTTGGGGAGGACAATTACGTAGAATTTCCTTTACCTAGTGAAGACAATCCTTTAGTTCCTGGACAGCTACATTGGGCAAATTATGTGACCGGTGTGGTAGCACATTATGTTG GGTCGATAGTTTCATTTGATGCAGTGATTATTTCATCAGTACCTTTTGGCGGAGGGGTTTCCAGTTCTGCTTCATTACAAGTGGCTACATACACTTTGCTTGACGAGTTGAACAATGTGAAGGGTGATAAAGTGTCGAAAGAAGACAAAGCACGGAGATGTATGGAGGCTGAACACGAGTTTATAGGTCTCATGGATGGTATCATGGACCAGTTTATATCACTGACAGCGAAACAGGACCATGCCCTTTTACTTGATTGTAG atcATTAAGAAATAAGCACATACCTATGCTTGATGATTCCGTGgttgttttattgataaattctAACGTGTCTCATGAGCTGATACATACTGAATACCCAAAACGAACAAGACAATGCAAGGAAGCAGCAGCAATCCTTGGTGTCAACAGTTTACGGGATTTGACATTGAAAACACTGGAAG ATAGAAGGGACCTTTTGGACAACGTTTTATACAAGCGAACACATCATGTTGTTACGGAAATAAAAAGAACAACTGAGGCAGCTGGGGCATTACAGAACAACGACTTCGTGGCATTTGGACGACTGATGGTAGACAGTCATATATCACTTAG AGACGAGTATGAGGTATCCTGTGATGAGTTAGATGAGTTAGTAGAAGCTGCCTTAGAGATGGATGGTGTTTATGGTTCCCGGATGACCGGTGGGGGATTTGGTGGATGTACTGTATCATTAGTTAAAAGATGTAACGTTGAATCAATCATTCAACATGTTGAG GCAAAATACTCAAAGTCGGCTACTTTTTATGTTTGCAAGCCTTCTGATGGTGCTAGAGGGATTGAAGTGTAA
- the LOC139487956 gene encoding galactokinase-like isoform X2: MACRIPDISELLQTAKERFKFDFESLPNKASCAPGRVNLIGEHTDYNEGYVLPMALQMVTIAVGKATDSGLCRVLTLADVGEDNYVEFPLPSEDNPLVPGQLHWANYVTGVVAHYVGSIVSFDAVIISSVPFGGGVSSSASLQVATYTLLDELNNVKGDKVSKEDKARRCMEAEHEFIGLMDGIMDQFISLTAKQDHALLLDYRRDLLDNVLYKRTHHVVTEIKRTTEAAGALQNNDFVAFGRLMVDSHISLRDEYEVSCDELDELVEAALEMDGVYGSRMTGGGFGGCTVSLVKRCNVESIIQHVEAKYSKSATFYVCKPSDGARGIEV, from the exons ATGGCCTGTCGTATACCTGATATTAGTGAATTATTGCAGACAGCGAAGGAAAGGTTCAAGTTCGATTTCGAAAGCCTACCAAATAAAGCTTCATGCGCACCAGGGAGGGTAAACCTAATAGGGGAGCATACAGATTATAACGAGGGATATGTTCTGCCAATG GCACTTCAAATGGTGACGATAGCTGTTGGGAAGGCGACTGATAGTGGTCTATGCAGGGTTCTTACTTTAGCAGATGTTGGGGAGGACAATTACGTAGAATTTCCTTTACCTAGTGAAGACAATCCTTTAGTTCCTGGACAGCTACATTGGGCAAATTATGTGACCGGTGTGGTAGCACATTATGTTG GGTCGATAGTTTCATTTGATGCAGTGATTATTTCATCAGTACCTTTTGGCGGAGGGGTTTCCAGTTCTGCTTCATTACAAGTGGCTACATACACTTTGCTTGACGAGTTGAACAATGTGAAGGGTGATAAAGTGTCGAAAGAAGACAAAGCACGGAGATGTATGGAGGCTGAACACGAGTTTATAGGTCTCATGGATGGTATCATGGACCAGTTTATATCACTGACAGCGAAACAGGACCATGCCCTTTTACTTGATT ATAGAAGGGACCTTTTGGACAACGTTTTATACAAGCGAACACATCATGTTGTTACGGAAATAAAAAGAACAACTGAGGCAGCTGGGGCATTACAGAACAACGACTTCGTGGCATTTGGACGACTGATGGTAGACAGTCATATATCACTTAG AGACGAGTATGAGGTATCCTGTGATGAGTTAGATGAGTTAGTAGAAGCTGCCTTAGAGATGGATGGTGTTTATGGTTCCCGGATGACCGGTGGGGGATTTGGTGGATGTACTGTATCATTAGTTAAAAGATGTAACGTTGAATCAATCATTCAACATGTTGAG GCAAAATACTCAAAGTCGGCTACTTTTTATGTTTGCAAGCCTTCTGATGGTGCTAGAGGGATTGAAGTGTAA